TATCTAGTTCAGTCAGGGGAGGATTCACGACAAGAATCATCCAATTGAAGCAAACTTTGATTGAGCAATTCAAGTGACTAAGGGCGAGGGAGATTGGAACTATTTTTATGAGAATTATTTTTGACAATGGACGGCTTAGTCGGCTGTAACAAAAATTCAGCACCGGAAAAAACTTTACCGCGTCCATTTTCTTCATTTCACTGCGAGCATACTGTGCCACGAGATACACAGCTGATATATGAAAACATAATGACCATAAAAAAATCAGACAAAAGTGAATTCCAACATTAAATTTTGTAACGTAGTAAAAAAGGATAGTGTAAACTTAGGTACCCAATGACGGCAAGCAGGCAAAGAAAAGCTGCACGAGATGAAAATCCAACCTGTAAATcatcagatttttttttaaaaaaagaaaactttTAATCAACTCCAAACACACAACAATCGAAGCAATCAAAATCGCGCAGGTATTCAACTAAATGAAACCAAACCGTTCGACAAAATGCCTGACCAAAATCCTTGGAACTAGAACATCAGCTGTAAAACAAAATGACATACCCAAACTTCTTCTTTTTCGGAGGATCGCTGAAGAGAATTTTGGCTGCCGTCATGAAGTCGAGGTTATTTAGGGCTTTGTATTGCTCATCGTACTGGCTCCACGAAGACGAAGACCCATCGTCACCGGCGCCGCCGCTTTCTCGCGGTGGACTTGTTCCCACGGGCGGAGGAGCAAAACGGCCGTCTGGAAGATGTGATCCGATTCAAAATAGTCTTCCCGCTAAGAATTATTCTCATCTTCATCCCCCAACATTTCGGACAAGAAAGCAACACACTACCTGAATTTTTCACTGTCTACCAATCAATGCCAGACTAGAGCTGGGACATGGGGAATGGGTCAGGCCCTAAAATTGTTGAGGATATGAGCCCATAATAATAAGGCCCAAAAAATGTTGAGGATATGAGACAATAACAACAATCAGGCCCAactgaaattaaaattttgtttctGAGTATTTACTTTAAAACTAATAAGAGTAGCTCTATCATGAGAcagtctcatgaatctttatctgtgagatgaatCAACaccaccgatattcacaataaaaagtaatactcttagcataaaaagtaataatttttcatggatgacccaaataagagatctgtttcacaaaatacgacatgtgagaccgtatcacacaagtttttgctaacTAATAAATAAAAGCTACTAATAGAAATCATCAATGCTCTATAGTTTTAATATAAGATAATCAATTGATCATAGTATTAAAAAATATCGAGAGTAACACTTCAAGCGTAGCAGTGCGTAGAATCATCCTCCTATACACAAAGACATCACCTTTATATGATCAATTTTGTACTTAATGTTGATTTGCCTaagtatttttatatattttttgagattataagttaattttatgagctcataaattttgttttcaaatatagataaaatatataaatgtatatagtaggtcttttgtgagaaaGTTTCACAGATATTTACTCATGAGATAAGCCGACATTGctcatttttataataaaaaataatattttcataaaaagtgACCTAAATTGAAGATATATCTTACAAAATTGACTATTAAAACATTTCattagaatttttataaaaGTTCTAAAAAGAAAAATCACATCATCATTCCATTATACTTGAAATATAATTCAGTGGACCTAGGGGTGGATACCATACCGAAAATTACGGTTTCAGAAAATTCATACCAATATCGTACCGAAACTTTCGATGCATATAAATAGCATACCGATTATACAGAAATAGTACGTTATATCCGAATTAGTACGATATCGGTATATACAATTTTATACCGAAAAAaccttatattttaatttttgtttataaatttattgttttaaaaaattatatattttaaaatttgtatattttttcggTGTTTCGGTATTCCGATATATaccgaaattttcaaattgcatACTGTTATCGTaccgaaaaattcggtattgttatcgtatcgtaccgaaattttcggcaTATAAAAAATTTGGTAATTTCGATATTTTTTCGGTACGATAATCTCGATGTATcgaaaattcgatattttttaCCATCCCCTAGCTGAACCAATAAAATCTGATTATAATATTCCATCCCACAATCCCCCTACTACTACTGCACCTCATTATGAGTGTACGTTACTTTTCCCccagaataattttttttttttcaaaaatttaaattactTGACCAAACCAGCTCACATTCCAACCAATCTTTGATCCCTTTTTAACTAATTTTTCATCAAATCATTGGGGCCATCtgtttcctttctttttctacAAATCACGGATCTTTTTCAATAAGCTCAATCGTGACTGTTCGCCGCTGGACATGACTCAGCTGGCCAAGTTTCAAGAATTCTAGTCAAATTTTCTTGAAAGTCCTGGTTTTGAGTGATATCTTGATAATGAAGGATCGATATCAGAAGGGTTGTCGATAGTTTGGATTCGGAGTCGGTAATTCTTTCGGTATTGCCATGTCATGCTGTAAAAGTTTGATAAAAAGTGGCGGGGGGTCGGTGCCGGTGCATTTGAATGTGTATGATCTTACCTCTATCAATGGATATGCTTATTGGCTTGGCCTGGGGGCTTACCATTCTGCTGTTGAAGGTtggttttcttttttaaaaaaatctttgaaatatttttttcccaaGTTTGGAATTTTGATCGTTCTAGTGTAGTGATGAATCAGATCTACATTGGAGTTATTCTGCACAAAGATATAAAAGAAAGTCAAGATTTGAATGAATAAacttaaatttatataattcgACAAAAAagacaagttttgaatgattTGTTTAAATTCTTGAAATGGGATttctttaatttcttttttcatttctaattTGTAGTTCATGGATACGAGTATGCATTTGGAGCCCATGAGTATCCCACAACTGGGATATTTGAAGGAGAGCCAAAAAGATGCGATGGATTCACATTTAGGAAATCTATTCTGATAGGATGGACTGATTTGAATGAGGCTCAAGTGAGGGGAATTATGGAGAAGCTTGCAGAAAAATACAGAGGAGATGCATACAACTTGATCACCAAGAATTGCAACCATTTCTGCAATGATGCTTGCATCAAACTCACTGGGAATCACATCCCAAATTGGATAAATCGCCTCGCCCGAATCGGTAACTATAAATTCAATGTTTTTAAGCTTTTTTTATGTTTGGTTGAAAGGGATGACTGCTTCTGTTATGCTGGTTTCATCCAAGTAATACCACTAGAATTAGACTTGAGTAGCAATCTGATGGTCTCCACCAGTAGTCTATGATTAATTAAAGTGTTGGATTTTTAGGTACCACCACTAGAAAGTAGGTTGGTAACAAAAGATAGGATGGTAGATAACATAATTTTGGTTGTTAAAACAGACATATCTGAAAGACAAGGATGTGTTCGATAACATGATTAAAAACACAGACGATCCGAGTCTGATCGAGTCGTCCTCGTAGAGCATCTGACTGTTGGTTTCGATGGTGACTCGTTTCACCTGCACCTCTTGCATTTACATGACATGTATTTGGTTGCTGATGTCTTCAACTATGTGCTAAGAATACTTTATTGTACAGGTTTGTTATGCCAATGCATAATTCCAGTAAACTTGAATACAACAAAAGTAAGCCACCACAGAATAGAAGACAAGCAATGTGAAGTTGAGAAAAAGAAACTCAGAAGCCATTCAAACAGGTTCTCAAACTCATCTTACAGTTCATCACCTTCTTCTTCGTGCACTCCGCCCCTCGCGACGACCATCAACGACAGTCTAAGCAGAAGCCGAAGCCCTTTACCGGAGTCTTCACCTTCGAGTAATGAATCTAAACGAACTAGAGGGCTTGAATCTTGAAATGAGCcaagtttcattcatttttttAGGGTATCAAGTTGTGCCTTGCAAATTTGTACGAGGGATATTTAACATGGTATTTGttgttaataatttttttattatgattattataataaatttaaaattttacatgAGCTGATCTCTATAATGGGTTATTTTCTAAAATTAACcttaacatatatatttttaaataaaacttccgaaaatatcaacaaaacaaaaaaacaccctctatatatttaaaatatgtaattttacattaagttaaattaaattactttCCATTTCAATTAGGACAAGCATGCTTCACCTCGGACTAAAGTAGTAACAACGACCAAAGAAGATTGCATGATAAAAACAACATGAGATTGAGCCCCGACACGTTTAATCAAATTTCACAAAACGAGATCTTACTCCACGACATGCTAAATTTACACAATTGCATCCTTTTCTATTTTTCtatactattattattttttttattattattattattatttttatttttattattattataatacatGAGGGTTTAGAGGAACTAATTTTGAGATAATAgtgtattttttataaataaaaaaaatatcagtatataattacAAAGTATTTCATCTTTATTTAAGCATAAATTAACATAGAACCTGTTTTAATCCATTTTTGTTTATCTATAACCATCAtatctcaatataatatatttttttttatctttatctacaattttgaatatttatataattatatcacatttaacataaacatatatatatatatatatatatcacataatcctaacatgaaataaaaaattatgattaaatgaaaaattttaaaaataacttttaatttcaaataatagatattatatataaaaaaatttgtgagagTCTCATTAGTTTATTTCCTGAGATAGATTCCAAATCCGATCCAACTCTCAAAAATATTAGATTTCATGTTAAGTATAAGCCAAATCGACTCATCTCACGAATATAAACATGTGAGACCAAAGTTGTGTGTGTTGTTCATAGGGTCTTGAGATGAtctattaaaaaaaactttttgtTACGATAAATAATcatgagtagatctcttgtgagatggtctcacgaatctttttatctgtgagacgggtcaattctaccgatattcacaataaaaagtaatatttttaacataaaaagtaatattttttcatggatgacccaaataagatatctgactcacaaaatatgacccgtgagaccgtttcccacaaatttttgtcaataatcatataattcaatttttaaattaaaaatgactAAATAATTagatatctaaacaatagatatcttttttaaaaaaaaaaaaaaaaaacaataccaAGTGCCAATATAAACAATCATAACACAAAGTTGATCGTATGCTTTCCCCTTCATTACGAAAACTTTTCTTGATTTAACACAAAATAGATTTATTTTTCAACAAACTTTTCTCCTTCAAAAAGAAAAAGGTGTTGGCATATTTAAAATCAACTTGCCTCTCACTCAATCATATCATCTCCTTCACCATCACCAAATCTCATCTTTTATATCGTCTTTTCAGTTTCTACTTCTTCTTTTTTCTATTTCATTTTGACGAAAAATGAAACACTAGCAACGATCCATCACTAATTATACTAAATATAACGCAAAGTTTGCGTGTGACTGACCATATCTATCTTGTTATAAAATATCGAAAACtttatatatcaaattttataCAATGAAAGTTGTCTTTGTGCAAATTAGAAAAATTAGAATGCCAATGTAATACATTTTCATAGCTCTCAAAACACTAGACCAATCCAAAGGACATGGCTACATCCCACAGCTTCGACAGATCGCTTAACCCCGTTCATCTTCAGCACAAGATGTAACATCGAATATATGATGATAATGACATATCTATTCCGCGTGTACAATCTCCAGTTTAACTTGAAAAGGGGAAGCAACAATACGAACTTTGACAAGACATGAAATCTTGGTGAGATACATCAACTTATAAGTAATTTTACAGATACAAGTTGAGAATGTCATTCATTACAGGGAGACAGGAGATGAATGTAGAAACATTAGAAGTACTTTGTGTTTATAATTAATGACATAGCGTAAAGGAAGAAATAGcaaattaaataactgaataaATCAAGGTGCCTCTGAACATATCCATAAAAAACTCCAGTTATTCAATCGTTCTTACCACGGTGAACACCATAATGCTGTAACATGTATGTATCAAGGACACTGTAAGAGGATAGTATCTTGATTACGAGTATGGCCACAGGAAACAGACTCGACCTCCAGTCAGCTAAGATTGGATCTCGTCCAATCAACAAAATTGTCCAGGATCAAGGGCCATGCGAGTTCTGGATCATAATTCTCAAGATCTGGGAAGCTTATCTGTTAAAAGATCATCAATGACAAGTGTTTATACATCAGTGAAGTCTCTTACACAGATGAGATACAGCTACTACAGGGAAAGGGGATAACTGGAATTGATCATACAAAGAGGAAGATACAATTTGAAGGGGTCAACAaaagttttattatttatataaagagGTTATATATTTGCTATTCAATTAAGAAGAAGCACCATTACCTCATTACAAAACCGATAGAACCCCATCCACTGATCCATGTTGATAACCATGTAATCAATTTGTATCTGCAATCAACCATAAGCAGGCTTAAAGAATAAGTATCTCTTGCATATGTGATAATAGCAATTGCATAAATGACTTATTGTCTTCTGcatttttatttaagaaaaaaaccATGCACTGCTaacaaatatttatgtttatgttttgtttACTCTCATCAGGGCTCATAACTTGAGGGCTAATAAAGTTATTCATTGTTCAATCAAAAGTACAAAACATCAAAGCTCTGAACCTTTAGATATTGAATAAGTGCATCCACTTGAGGCTGAAAATGTGATCCTAGGACAAGATCCAACAGTACACAAATACTTTCAATGTCAATGCTTTTCTGCTTCTCCTCTGGAAGAACATAGAATGCAAACTAATAAGGGGAAGGAAAAAAACTAAAGCTTCCAAAAGAATTAGCGCCGTGAAGTAAAGTCCATGTAAACCTACCAGTCAAGCAAAATCTATAAGCAAAAGAGTAGAAATCCACAAAGTTTGGAGGCCGTCCAACCTTGTGAcaagaaaaacacaaaatttcTCAGTTCTAGACATGAGTAGGCAATTCAAACATCAGATCAGCATGTGCCCAGATTCAAAAACCACACTGGAACTCAAATGTTCATTTAACACCCTGGAAGTTCCAAAAACTAAAAGATCATACCTCTCTCTCGAGATCCAGTAGCGCCTTCTTCAATTTAATTGTTGTGTCAGCTCTCAATGCTTTAAGGCCTCTCCGCCACTCATCCTAAAGAAGACATTCCATGGGAAGACATTTTCAAGTTggtaaattttttgaaaaagatGACATGTTTGCACGAGAAACATACAGAGGTAAGAATGGTTACAAGAAAAGAACTGACAATTTTTCATGAGTCCGAACGACTTCAAATACTTCCATCTTCCCCTACCCCCAACCATACGCTGACACAACAAAACTGACAAGAAAGACGAAAATGAAAAAACTACTAAACAGCAGATTAAAACACAGTGACCCTGAACCCAAAATATAGTTTATTTTATCCCAAAGAATGTTGAATAATTTGAAAGTTGAAATATCCTCAGATTATGTAATTCATTAGAGCCATTACTTCCTGTACTATGGATACTTAAGTAAATATGCATTCATACCAAGGTGAAGTATCCTTGTTTCTCCGCTTGCATTTTCCTAGGACCATGTGCACAATAGTCAATTTAAAGAACAGAGGATGGCAACATTGGACAGAAGAATAAGACTATGGAACTCACCAAGCAAACATCAAAATTCGCACATCCATATGATCAACTTCCAAATCTGAGCAGAGTGACTCAATTCCCTCGGGACTACACAATGAAATTTGACAGAGTCGAGCAACTTTTAGGTACATCAGAAAAACTCAAAAACAAAAgtacaaagaaaaagaaaaactgCTATGTGATTCCAACATAACTATTCTTAACATGTCAAGTGAATGCAGCAAACAAATCACATCAGAGTAAAAGACAGAAAAAATCCCCAATATCTTCTTCATGCAGTTTCAAGATTAAAAATGACACGGTAACACACATTTTTTGTATACTAGATTTGAACAATAAACTTATCTCCAGATAAATAAGAATAACAGAGCTTATAAAGCCAAGTATAAGATTTTATCATAACTACAAAAGGATGCTTACTCAATCAAACCAGAGGAATTTCTAGCGTATGAGTAGAAGAGATGATCAATTCGCTCCAGCTCTTTAGTTGCTGCCTTACCAGAAGCTGGGGAAAAGGCATTCTACTCAGTGAAGCATTTTTAAGCAAACACTTTTAAAGCAAACACAAAAAATAGGATGCAGGTATGTAATTTTTGAATGTAATATCTGGTCGAGAATAAAAcaatgtgtgtggtgtgtgtgtggcTTGTGGGTTCATTTGGGATGAAACTTTCTGGTTGAAGGTTAGTTTGAAAAAACCGATAATCTATTAGAATTCTCGACTAAACCATTAGTCTCATTAGTACATAGATGCCTTTTTTTAGATACACAGATGCCTTTTGATTCTATGATAAGGATCAAGGGAGCCTTTTCAGTGGAACTAAACCAAAGAACCGCACAATGATGGGATCTTAACGAccaatcaaattattttttgtaaatGAAATCACACTGGCACTTCAAACTAACTAACCCAGTTCTTCAATAAAAATCTCATAAAATCCAAGGTTAACAAATAACATCATATTCAACCTAAAAAACCGACAATAAAGAACTAGGACATCCAAATAGGCTTTGACGGATGTCCATAAAAACACTACATCTAAATTATGAACTATCTACAGCTTTCCTCCCAGTTCCGAAGAATAAAATCCACTCCATCTGAAGTTCCTAGCTAATCAGCTCAATCTTCACTCAATCAACAAAAGCAATTCAAACAGAACATGGGTCTCAAGTAAATTCATCAAACTAATAACAAAGATCGTAACTTTGACTATGTCAACAACGACCGAGCAATAATCAAGCCTCATAACGTCAAAACAAATCGTCAAAAACACAAAAACCGACCAGAGGTCATAAGAAATCTCAAttcagagagaaaaaaaaaaaaaaaaaaagataaccCACCGGCGCGAAGCATATCGGATGAATTGGCAGAGGGTGAGATTTCGGTGGCTTTTCTAGAAGAATTGCGAGGCATCTTCTGTAAGAAGAATTTAGCAATTTAATCCTTTCTTACCCGGGAAGAAAAGGGGAGAGGGTTTTCGTCCAATAGCAAGAATTACAGTATACAGGATGCGTTTAGGCATGTTTCACTCTGCTACAACAAGAACGCGCGTAAGATAGCGGGACGTGCGCTGAAACGACAGTAGGATGTCCACTTAAAAAGAATACGGGCGTGCGAAATTCTCCGGTGGGGCCGGGCCGGGCCGGGTCGGATGTTTTATCGCATAGTTCGATCCAACCTTTCGAACATACAAGAGTAGGTTTCGTAtaagatattattatatatctatattatttaatctatTATATTTATATGGTTCGATATTAGAAAATTCGGTTTATCATGAGTCATATTTGGATTACCAAAAAACAATCTTCCATCGACAGAGCGAAATGACCAGAAAAGCGGTCCGTCCCTTATGTAAACTTATATCAATGCATCTCTTGTGCCGTTTTGAAGAAAGgttatgaaaatcatataatgaGCTATGATCCTGATGAGTCTTACGTGTACGGGAGTGAACGAAGAGAACGAGAGCGAATGCaggaatattattttatctattataTTCATATGGTTCGGATCAGGTCGAAGATCTATGTCACAAAATTGATAATTAAAACGTTTTTACATGAAATTTTTGTAAATTCAATGTTATATAATGAtttgtatatgatttttttgcaaatttttatACAAACATTAATCTATTCTATGATTCATTACACataaggaaaaaaaaacaaagatactatcaaatattatattataagaaAATCAGTGGACATGGATTCAATTACGTGATTCGAATCACTTATTTCACCATATAAATTATTGTACGCAATAATATAAGCTTGAAAGGATGAGTTTTTTgttgttaaaaaaattttatatggTCCAAAATAATCTAAGTGTAATAATGTTGTAATTTGTGAAGTTCATTTACTAATTATAAGTTAGATCcaattatttaaaacaaaaacttatatgagaccgtcttacatatcaattttatgagacgagtCTTTAATTCGGTccaattcatgaaaaaaattaattttagttATAGATATAGAccaaattaaatcatattaatGATAAAAATTCAATTAGACCGTCTCAGAAGAAACATGACGTActtttattatgattattattatatgatcaagtaaaattaaaattaatctatACTTCCTTAATTGGGCTGGGCATCTTTGTATTTGACGTGGGCGGATGAATTCTGGGCCGTGTGTTGGgccataaacatttttattaatgccgactaataatttttagttttttttttacttacGTATGCTGACATTGTCCCACTAATAACAGGGaatagggatgtaaacgaatcaaaccgtttgtgagctattcgaagctcgattcgataaaagctcgtttgaattcgtttaatgaggctcgttaagataaacaaaccaaactcaagctttacagtattcggctcgttagctcgtgaatatgttcgttggtaagttcattagtaatcttttagataaaaaaataatagttttgatatttgatttattgattttgcatattatttatgagatatataaaaaaatctattaaacttatttattataataaatttacaaattttaataagaataatatatctttctttaaatatataatttactttttaattaatttaatgaaaatttaaatgtataattcatatttattaagtttgtttaggctcgataaaggcttgaataagctcgtgagccatgcatatattcgttaaataaagctcgagctcggctcgattataaacgaaccaagctcaaacattcaagagttcggctcggctcgactcgattacatccctaacaAGGAATGATGGACTTCCCTCCCTTTCGTCTCTCGTGTGAATCTAGATGCGGTCATATTTTATACacactttaaattaaatttcatttaattttacCCTTAACTAGAGTTTAAACACGTTATTTTCGTATTATCTTCGAAATACTTTACTACTATGCCATATTCGCCGAGACTTGTTCCAGTCATCTTTGTTAATATGTAATACATAACAAATATATCCAATTCCTTCTCATATTCCCCAAACTATTAATCCgaacataatttttattaaatttttttaccacTGCCCAAAATTATTAAATCAGGTAATACAATTTCAATcaaatatataacaaaatatcCAATTCCTTATCATATTCCACAAACTATTAATCCTAACATAATCCAACAACACCCACTAATTAACCAAAACCTTACATGATTTCACACTCTCAAAAAGAAATATGTGCTATAAAAAAAAACGACACATTTTTCATCTCCCAAAAACATTTATCCATGTCGTCAATAAACTACAATTACTTATAGTTCATCTGACATCAAAATCTCAGATATCTCGAATTCGTTGATCAATTGTAACAAACTACATCAAACACAAAGAAAGAAAAGGCATTTCCCAAAATCCTTCTCCACTTTATTTCCCCATAGCATTAAAATTAGAGGGAAAAAAAGGCATGGctcatatattttaaaaagtatttatacaatttatttattttttgtattaaaaaaaGATTATTATCTATGATTCTATATTAATATTACTCACTCGAGGTGTTAGTGTCCATCGTCAGTCGATTTACACATTTATTATTACTAGGAAAAGACACGTGCGACGCACGTGAAAATACATTTCTATTATCAATAATTGTTGTTAAAGAAATGAGATACGAAGACattaatttacaaaaaattatatattaatgatttcaTGCTATATTAGTCGATAGAAAATGAGTAATGTTACATGTGCAaccaaatttgtacaataattcttacaattcaaaaaaatcaatacagaaatttaatttatcaaaatctcatggtaaattaaatataaaatcacattaataataacaaaatctcacgATATAATTGTTGTAAATGTCGCAGTACGATATATTGGTTGTACCTTTAGCATTATCCGTAGGAAATTCAATGTAATATAATTTGTACTACATTTATTATAAAATGAGTGCAAAagatatttgtttaaaaattttatgtgttataaatctaaggttattcttgaatgaaaggatttcaaatccatggaTTTCAATACATTCAAATGCATTTTTGTTATTTAGAGAAGTAACatcataaacttcaaatacac
This window of the Primulina tabacum isolate GXHZ01 chromosome 12, ASM2559414v2, whole genome shotgun sequence genome carries:
- the LOC142520812 gene encoding deSI-like protein At4g17486, which translates into the protein MSCCKSLIKSGGGSVPVHLNVYDLTSINGYAYWLGLGAYHSAVEVHGYEYAFGAHEYPTTGIFEGEPKRCDGFTFRKSILIGWTDLNEAQVRGIMEKLAEKYRGDAYNLITKNCNHFCNDACIKLTGNHIPNWINRLARIGLLCQCIIPVNLNTTKVSHHRIEDKQCEVEKKKLRSHSNRFSNSSYSSSPSSSCTPPLATTINDSLSRSRSPLPESSPSSNESKRTRGLES
- the LOC142521180 gene encoding uncharacterized protein LOC142521180; the protein is MPRNSSRKATEISPSANSSDMLRAASGKAATKELERIDHLFYSYARNSSGLIDPEGIESLCSDLEVDHMDVRILMFAWKMQAEKQGYFTLDEWRRGLKALRADTTIKLKKALLDLEREVGRPPNFVDFYSFAYRFCLTEEKQKSIDIESICVLLDLVLGSHFQPQVDALIQYLKIQIDYMVINMDQWMGFYRFCNEISFPDLENYDPELAWPLILDNFVDWTRSNLS